A genomic window from Silene latifolia isolate original U9 population chromosome Y, ASM4854445v1, whole genome shotgun sequence includes:
- the LOC141627949 gene encoding protein FAR1-RELATED SEQUENCE 5-like, translating into MEHPTSTVTSSSCNDIHVSAIISKDSNDILESSITSTVHIEPPDASNSTPHVEQHSVPSRVHQLLLDSTPGGSELWTWKFAVEFKPHIGQFFGTLESFRDRKRKAIVLDSGEEQETLKPFDIRNTKLTRIGCTAMIEFRYNRDGHLHLYHKKTIIDHSRVNQGPTTAFRNVKEYVDGYENVGAQLVDFKNFGRDIKCFIGDRDAQLFVNHFEDKRDTSEGFYFAYEVDSGKCLVRAFWCDAESRRNYALFGDYITYDPTYSTNKYCMVYSFYWGRPPQKREPHFIINDQCARIKKGLCAVFKHARRRYYMWHIMQKLTDKVGPAISKETDFVSRLKAIIWDAELEPLEFEEKWSQTTQRSKSQNNFFKRFENAHGTLVKFLMRFQSAIDVQRHTQKQLDRDDDCTLPQLSTSLKLEAHASKVYTHSAFADFQLEASASICSLSVGGFTQPANGIEVIGIADARMQKTYQVV; encoded by the exons atggagc ATCCTACAAGTACTGTAACTTCTTCTTCCTGTAATGATATTCATGTGTCTGCAATTATCTCTAAGGATAGTAACGATATTCTTGAGTCTTCAATTACTTCTACTGTACACATTGAACCACCTGATGCATCTAACTCTACTCCacatgttgaacaacattctgtTCCTTCTCGTGTGCATCAACTACTTTTAGACTCCACACCTGGTGGTAGTGAATTGTGGACATGGAAATTTGCAGTTGAGTTTAAACCTCATATTGGACAGTTTTTTGGGACGTTAGAAA GTTTTAGAGATCGTAAGAGGAAGGCTATTGTTTTAGATAGTGGAGAGGAGCAGGAAACTCTCAAGCCATTTGATATTAGGAACACTAAACTAACTAGGATTGGTTGTACTGCTATGATTGAGTTTCGCTATAATAGGGATGG GCACCTCCATCTTTACCATAAAAAGACAATTATTGATCATTCAAGGGTAAATCAAGGCCCAACAACGGCATTTAGAAATGTCAAGGAATATGTAGATGGCTATGAGAATGTTGGAGCTCAACTGGTTGATTTTAAGAATTTTGGAAGGGATATCAAATGTTTCATAGGAGACCGTGATGCTCAACTATTTGTTAACCATTTCGAGGATAAACGTGATACCAGTGAAGGTTTTTACTTTGCATATGAGGTGGATTCTGGGAAATGTTTGGTTCGTGCATTTTGGTGTGATGCAGAGTCTCGTAGAAACTATGCTTTGTTTGGTGATTACATCACTTATGATCCAACTTACAGTACGAATAAGTATTGTATGGTTTACTCTTTTTACTGGGGTAGACCACCACAAAAG AGAGAACCACACTTTATAATAAATGATCAATGTGCTAGAATAAAGAAGGGTTTGTGTGCTGTCTTCAAACATGCTAGGCGCAGATATtacatgtggcatatcatgcaaaAGCTTACTGATAAGGTTGGGCCTGCAATATCGAAAGAGACTGATTTTGTCAGCCGTTTGAAAGCTATTATTTGGGATGCTGAGTTAGAACCTCTGGAATTTGAAGAAAAGTGGTCTCA AACAACTCAACGTTCTAAGAGTCAGAATAATTTTTTCAAGCGTTTTGAAAATGCACATGGTACACTTGTTAAATTCTTGATGCGGTTTCAAAGCGCCATTGATGTACAACGCCATACTCAAAAGCAACTTGATAGAGACGATGATTGTACTCTTCCACAATTATCAACTTCTCTTAAGTTGGAAGCTCATGCTTCCAAGGTTTATACACATTCTGCTTTCGCAGATTTTCAATTAGAAGCTTCTGCTTCTATTTGTTCCCTTAGTGTTGGTGGCTTCACACAACCTGCCAACGGTATAGAGGTGATTGGTATAGCTGATGCTAGAATGCAGAAGACTTATCAAGTCGTCTAA
- the LOC141627948 gene encoding protein FAR1-RELATED SEQUENCE 5-like: MDVEGSSELGEHTDVIVPAISNDIAQSSSHVACIDIGSPIIETTSKERIPICAPELKPVLGMVFDKLEDGLEFYKTYAANSGFKTRKSTQRNIDGVVMTKYCVCSKAGESKPRWKVKKRHGTRISCSAKIFLRRNEKRQYVIADFYEGQTHLLSTPNTVVHLTESRELTLIHKNMIVENSKVNKGHVQSFRMFKEYVKGYQNLGASLEDFKNFWRDVKKFIKGYDAQMMIGNFMHKKAMCSSYYFDFDVDDHGRLSRVCWFDPIAIKNYSLFGDMTSFDTTFNMNTYKMIFAPFTRVDHHKKCVTFGAGLIRKETDEDFV; the protein is encoded by the exons ATGGATGTTGAGGGTTCTAGCGAATTGGGGGAACATACTGATGTGATTGTTCCAGCTATTAGCAATGATATCGCGCAATCATCATCTCATGTAG CGTGCATAGATATTGGCTCACCAATCATCGAGACAACCTCTAAGGAAAGAATACCTATATGTGCGCCAGAATTGAAACCTGTTTTGGGTATGGTTTTTGATAAACTAGAGGATGGGCTAGAATTCTATAAGACTTATGCTGCTAATTCTGGATTTAAAACGAGGAAGTCGACACAACGAAATATAGATGGGGTGGTGATGACTAAATATTGTGTGTGTAGTAAGGCTGGTGAAAGTAAACCTAGATGGAAGGTAAAAAAGAGACATGGGACTAGAATTTCATGTAGTGCAAAGATTTTTCTTCGaagaaatgaaaaaagacaaTATGTTATTGCTGACTTTTATGAAGGTCAAACCCACCTTCTCTCAACTCCAAACACAGTGGTGCATTTGACCGAGTCACGAGAATTAACCCTTATACATAAAAATATGATTGTTGAGAATTCTAAAGTGAATAAGGGGCATGTGCAAAGCTTTAGGATGTTTAAAGAGTACGTGAAAGGATATCAAAATTTAGGGGCATCACTCGAGGATTTTAAAAATTTTTGGAGGGATGtgaaaaaatttattaaagggtATGATGCTCAAATGATGATTGGGAATTTTATGCACAAGAAAGCCATGTGTAGTtcttactactttgattttgatGTTGATGACCATGGACGACTATCTAGGGTTTGTTGGTTTGACCCTATAGCTATAAAGAATTACAGTCTCTTTGGTGATATGACATCTTTTGACACGACATTTAATATGAACACATATAAAATGATATTTGCACCTTTCACGAGAGTTGACCATCACAAGAAATGTGTGACATTTGGAGCAGGACTTATAAGAAAAGAGACTGATGAGGATTTTGTATAG